ACGTTTTCACATCACCGTACAACATGAATTCCATTATCACATAAAGAGGCTCAGTATCCATGATTACTCCCAGTAATCTGATGATATTGGTGTGATCGAAGTTTCGCATTATGTCGGCTTCGGATAGGAAATCGATTTTTTCGTCGGTGTTCGCGCCTATCCTCAGCGTTTTGACCGCCACCGGCAGCCAACCTTCTTCGAAACAGGCTTCGCCTCCGAACACCGTGCCAAAGGACCCTTCGCCTATTTTACGATTGATGATCACATCCTTCCTCGACACTTCCATCACGCTCAAATCCTTCAGGCTCTCTATGTTATGCCACCAGTTGAAGCCTAGAGATTTCATGTAATCTTCCGTAGCCGCCTGAACTTTCTTATCATAACGCTTCTTCAAATGGTATATAGCCAATCCAATAATCAGCAATACGGTACTGATCACGATAATGTTCAAGATCACTATAGCCATCGAACAATCGACGTTGAAAAATTTGGCCAGGCTGTCCAAGGCGCAAATCTCTGGAGGCAGTTTACCGTCGTCAGGCCTCTTACCATCGGCAGTGTACCACCTGATGAGACTAGAATTTATCTCAAGCCGACCTCCCCGTATGACAGGAGTATGATCGCTCAGATTTGGATGGAACTGGCCAATAATATGCGTTTTGTTGTCGTACCATTGCATGATGTTGATGACGGAAAATCTAGAAGGACCTCCCCTGAACTTTATCCTTCCTGATACACCCATGAAGTCTGTGTCATTTATGATTTCTACAAGTTTTCTgcaagaaaaaaatcatattgatTTTAACAGAACAAATAGAATGTATTGagataataaaatacaaatatcACGTTCTTACTTGATTGTTGTATTTGAGTGAATATGCGATAAGGCTTCTGGGTCAGTCTTGGCAAGTTTATCTGTAGCTAGAGCATATGTCCAAACAGCATCATAGGCATAACCGGCGTAGTCAGACATTTTTTGGTACTTTTGTGCCTCCGTAGCGTCACGATACCTATTCCGCCATTGTTTAACTGTTATATTCTCCTGCATGACAGCATTATCATCTCCATAATAAGCGTGGGCAATCGAGAAATAACCGTTAGTAGCCTgacaaaaaaaatgattaaaatcATATTATCGCTTCTCTAAACTCAAAATACCTCCAACATCTCTTTGGCAGTACAATTGATATTTCCTCCTTGAAGAGTATTGTAGGATACTGGGAGGAACCATACATAACCTTCTTTTGGCGTCATTTTTAGTTTATACGCTTCGCACATTATTAGTCTCGCCATTTCGTCAACTACGTCAGCTATGATGATTCTGGCCCTTTTTCTCTTCAGGTCCTCTAGATACTAGAAAAGGAATAATAAAGGTTCCAACTTCGTTTAAAAATATATCAGAATTATTGACAACAACATAAGACATCTCCAGAAATTAATTTGGTTTTTTTAGGTGACTTTCGAATTATTGTTTTTGTGCTCTTTATTGGTTGTTGATTATTGAAGACATAATTATAATGATCATTGGAAGACTCAACGAAGCTTACTTCAAAATGGCCTTTCAATTCACTGGATTTTCCTATACGATATTTAATTTTCAAACTCATATATTCCATTTCATCTTGGTATTGGGGATTTATTATATTAATTGGCGGGATTAATGAGGAAAATCGATTAGTGATCACGTgtgaattttcaaacaatacaaaGTTTATAACTGCTTTGTCATTGTGGTTTCCATAATCATATGCTTTCGATTATCCATTCCTTAATTTCCTCAACACCAATTCTAATTATAATTACAACGAATATTCTACGATGTTCCCTTTCgaacagagaaaaaaaatgcATTAAAGATGAAAGTAAATCTTACCTTGCTCATGATGATATCATCCTGGTttcttgggaattttatgttcgaAAGGAACGTTATTTGATAATCATCTAACAGGCTCTGCATCTGCGAAATGTACTCAGTGTATTTCTGTCCATCTTCAGTCAAGGCTGCGATTTGTTTCCATCCCATTCGTTGGAAAAATTTAACGTAGACGTGATTGTAATGCTTGTTCTCTCCGATTGTTCTGAAGAAGTAGGGATAAGTTTCCCTGTCTGAAAAACTAGCTCCTTCGGCACTATACGAGATGATCATAGTTTGATAATGCTTGGAGACGCTGGCTAGGGGTTCCACAGTGTCGGAACAAGCTGGCCCCAACACTCCTATCAGAGACTGGAATTGCTTGTTAACAACGTAGTCTATGAACATCTTCATCACCAAATCCGACCTACACTGACCGTCCGACAGTAAAACCTCCAGTTTATAGTCTCCTaagatagttttgtttttgttgatagCCTCTTCAGCCATCTTTGCTGCGAGAGCTATTCCATTTCCAACGTACGGTGAGTTGTGCATCGGGAAAATTCCTCCAATGTATATTACAGACTCCAATACTGGATTCCAATCCTGCCAGGTCAAACTAGACTTCTTCATCCATTCACAGGCTGCGTTTCTTACACCACCCTTCGGATTTCTTCTGAACTCGTTCAATAAAGTTTCGTAGGCATTATCTCTGAACGAGAATAACCTCGTGGTCTCCAACAATGGTTTTCCTATTTCCTGAAGCCCATTCCAAGCGAACTTAACCAATCTATTAATCTCGTACTTACAACCTAAGTGACTAGTCGAGTTGAGCAACTCGCATTTTTTGAAACCAACAGTGATGAATTCCTTCTCGTCCATAACCATAACGCTGGGGGTCCAAGTGATGAAAACCACACTCTTGTCCGATTTTTTCGCTCTGTATTTGTCGCTCAGCGTTTTCACTACTTTATGAAGGTTGTCTCCGAGCCAAACAACCTTCACGTGTAGTTTCAGTTCGTTGATGTGCTCGACGACGAAATTCGTCGATAAATAATCGGAGGCCAGCAACAGGGCGCAATCTTGATTCTTCGTGCATTGCGGAGGTACGAACATCCCGTTGGAGGTGCAATTTTGACAGAAGTACCTGAACGAGAAaatgatgaataaataaaaaaaaattataaaaggtcgatattacaaaaattgaaagttGATGACGAAGTGTCTGTCTCTAAAAAGTGCTAGACATGCCATTTATAAGGTTTTGTGTACCCTTTTATTACCCCCTCTTCCACTGGAATTTAGCTCTGAGACCTTATGGGCTTTATAGACAGGTCAACCTTGTCCCTCACTAGTGAGAGACAGACACCCAACACAGATTTAACATATCCAGGTTTGTGAAAACATTCGAAGAATAATACgtgcaaaaaaaaaagagaagaatAAAAAATGGTCGATATTACAGAAATTGAATGTTGATGACGAAGTGTCTGTCTCTAAAAAGTGCTAGACATGCCATTTATAAGGTTTTGTGTACCCTTTTATTACCCCCTCTTTCAATGGAATTTAGCTCTGAGACCTTATGGGCTTTATAGACAGGTCAACCTTGTCCCTCACTAGTGAGAGACAGACACCCAACACATATTTAACATATCCAGGTTTGTGAAAACATTCGAAGAATAATACGTGCAAAAAAAGAAGAGAAGAATAAAAAATGGTCGATATTACAGAAATTGAAAGTTGATGACGAAGTGTCTGTCTCTAAAAAGTGCTAGACATGCCATTTATAAGGTTTTCTGTACCCTTTTATTACCCCCTCTTTCACTGGAATTTAGCTCTGAGACCTTATGGGCTTTATAGACAGGTCAACCTTGTCCCTCACTAGTGAGAGACAGACACCCAACACAGATTTAACATATCCAGGTTTGTGAAAACATTCGAAGAATAATACGCGCAAAAAAAGAAGAGAAGAATAAAAAATGGTGAATATAAAACACCACAAAAATATCCTCGAGTACTCACTCTTTGGTGTCGAAGTTCTTGAAGGAATTTCTCCTTACAAGCTCCATATCGGAAGCGTCTACGTCGAACAATGAAGATAAGGCTGGATTTCTGAACAGCGACCAAGACACCTCGCTGATGTCGCTGTACCACTTCTTGTAGAACCTGTGAACTGGCCCTGTCAGGTCGTTGGGGATGAACCACCCGAATCTTCCACCGGTGTTCGCCACGTTACCGCAATCTTCGACTCGTTTTACACTCTCAATGTCGATGGTGTCCTTGTCAGGTGATATCCATACTTCCAAATTTATCGTGGCTTCAGGAATGCTGAAACGATAAGTGCGATTGCTGAAAAATGTTGCCAAAATACTCGATAGGATTCCATGAATAAACTGATAGGCACAACAAGTTTAATAAGACTACGGGTTTCGTTATTACAGCAGCATCTTCAGATGAGTAGAGATAATATTTTGGCAGTCACAACATATggggatcaataaattattattattattatgtacctagaTGGGATTTTCGGTGCATTCTCAGTGTTCAGACAAGTACAGCATATAATTCAGCCAGCAAATGAATAAATTAACATCGGCGACTAGGTGATATATCGGACCTTCTAGGCTGTAACCGCTTCCACATGGTCAGGTTGGTTACTAGCCATAGAAATTCCGCTGATTGCGGCTCTAAAGAACCGACAAGTTTGAATAATGGAAACTTACGGATGTGAGTGATTTAGTATCTGACCAACACCCACCGACAGTAATATCTCCAATAATAATCGGCCTGAATCCATTATTACATATCTTTAAGGCTGTGGTGTTCTGATTCATAATTTCCTGAATCAATAATAATCGAGATAGGTacgaattatttcaaaatgtcgCTGGCTGATAACGGATTTGATATTTACGTCAATAGTTCATGGCGAAGCGTTGGAAAAATTTATACCAGACTTCGTTCATTACAGTCTGTAATAATATGTATGTAAATAAACTTCGTTCACAACCGGCATAAAATTTCCCAAGGGAAACCGACAGCTGATTAAAACGCAGGAATTCGAACTGTGATATTTTTATTGCAACAGAGGAAAAGTTTGAGAACGAAAAAGCTTCTTCATGAAGAATTAATTTGTTCTTCTCTTTTGCACAGTTTTACAGCCCTATCAGAAAGTCATAAGCAAAGAATTAAGACTTAAGAAAGAAAACGACAACAGGTCTGGGGGGAAATTGGTCCTGGTGAATCGGAAAAACACCTATTTCCCAGAATCTGTAACTTCAATTAAATCCCTTCAATATCCTTCATATTGTTATTGCTGCAAGCATGTGCAGTTTGTAAACATCAATTTATTTGTTGTAACTATTTGTGCCTCTAATAACCCAAGTGACGCGGTATTGTTCCTtgaaataaaagaaaacatTCCTATGAAATTGCATGCAAATTGGCCGGCTTTCTTGTAAAAACCgtcaaaggaataaaaacaatgGAGATTGCAACCGCGGCAAAAATTCTCTTCGAATGTACGCATGTAAAAATGTATTGATCTttctgtgaaatattttgaaacgtAGTAGGTGAATCCCTTTTTATtagtttttgttgtttttgtacAACAATATTCCACAAGCATATCTACATAAGTATCTTTTATCCCTCTTTTGTTGAGAGGAAAATGTAGGTTTGTTTATAGGTAAAAGCAATTCGGTTcggaattgaaattgaaaatttatttcatattttcgTAGAAGTCAGGAAAATTCAAGGTTTATCCTTTTCAACTACAGGGATAAAGTACTGGTCATTTATTTCTGAAGATTGGTCAGAATATAGACTGAGAGAAAATGTATGAAAATTCTCTACTATATTAAAGTGTTTTCACTCCATTAAAAGCTAGAAACTTATCTCTGTATTCACTAACTTCATATGAAAGTTAAGTTACCACCACACCAATATGTCAACAATTTTTCTTATTTACCTGAGATTTTCTTGGTCACTCAATCTGTCAACAGTCTGAAAGATATCGAAGTGATCCACAAAATAGGACAGTTCCACTCTGGGATATCCCAACACTTCTTTGGCGAAAATCATGAAAGCATGGGAACTGAGTTGGTGTGATATTCTATCCGAAGTATCTATTTTGATGGTGACAGGACTGTTCTTGAAGTAGGGATACCTTTTGGCATTAATTTCTGCAAGAAAATATATCAGTGAGTACAAAGTAATAATCAGAATTGAATTGTTTGAAAGCAGCCatttttttgattataaaaTTGGTTCAATTATACTCTTAGTAATAGAAACTTTCACATGAATTCTGGCAAATAGAATAACCAGATGTTCAGATTTCAGTGAATGAGGTTTTCAGCTACAAGTAATATAACGAAGAATGGACTAatgataaaattttgtttgtttagaATGATAAAAGGCTATGAGATCATTAATATCCTGGATTTTGCCTTATCTTcagtaaacaccctgtatatcaattaCGTAAGAACATTTCATTGAATCAACTTCTATGCTACCAAAACATTGAACCTTTATTCCTAGAGTGTACAAATATGTATGCAAATTAGCAATAAAAAGTAATGATTACCTGGTAGATGTGTCAAGCATTTCTCATAGTATTCAGTAAGGACACCCGTATATATCAAACTGATCAACAAATAATATAGGGCGAAAGAGCCATGTATGCTTCTATGCAAGATCCACCTCATCTTGTCAtctgaaagaaaatcaaattCGTTAAGACTCAAAACATTGGGGCATCAGgggtttttgaaatatatactACACATTCCAATAAAAAATAACATAACAAGAAGAAAACAAGCATATAGGTAATGCTGAAATATAATCAGCATTTACATACagccaaaaaatattttctggccGTGAAAACCTCCATCTATTCAAGATAAGTTATGTTAAATTCATTATTGCTTTTTGCTATCTTcttatttcttttaatttttttctgcacATTTATCTATTTCATAAAATGTGGtaatatattttgaatattcaatGATGAAAAGCCGAAGAGTTTTTGTATTACAATTAATCTGAATACAGAAAATTTCTTTCGAATATGTGACCTGATATTTCATGTTTCATCCTTCACTGTCCATTGTTTCGAGAGgaaaaataacagaaaatatGTTAAACCTTGGACGTTCGTCGGAAATTTCAAGTGGCTAATAGAGAATGGATTCAACGATGACAGACAATTTTACGCTGGTATAATTAAAAAcataaacaaacaaaatatcGCTCGAAGGTCGCCACGGCATTTCCTTATTTATTACCTGCGAAGTAAACTAATTCCGTCAACTTATAACTCGTTCCTGGCAGTCTATAATTAAATATTTCTTTTAATAGGCTCCAATCTCGACATATATTCCATTTTCCTTTCAGTGACAACGAGCGCGCCAAAAAAACGGTGCATTATTTTCATAAGGCATCATTATTTCCAGAATAATTGAAAACTTTTTTGCCCTATTCAATATTTGTGCAGAGATTCAGTTTTTAATGAATATCTTCCATATGGAACAATTTAGAAAAATGAAGACAAATAAAATGAGAAACAAGATCGTCATCTGCGAATAGAGGTTTCTTATTTTCTCTtttattctcattttttttatttgctgTATAAAGACACAGTAAAATAAAGCTAACCCTAATAACTATCAAACCAGGATCAAAAAACCATTCAGATATAAGAGAATACACCTAAATGACTATTTGTAGAATTGGTAACTTTTGAAACGGTCGCAAAATTTCTGAGCATCCTTAATTtctgtggagcagtttatatcCTTAAATCAGAGTTATTAGGCGAACTCGGAAAGGACTTTGCCCCTCGCACTCCTGACAATTTCACTACAAACGACACTCGTTCGTAGTTGTggctgaaaaacaaaattcctcGTTTGAACAATACGTTAGGATTTGAATTTTTTGCTGATACCTCACTTATGTAATCAATAAGGTAGTTTAGGATTATTCCCATTAATTATGGCAGCTTTTACACCTCGATGTTGCAAAAAATCGTGTGAAAAACAACGTCACTGTCGTTGATCGAATCTATTAAgacaaaattgaatatttatgcGTTAGGGTATAATTCAAACACATTAATGTTGTTTTTGTGGCATTGTAATTCTAGCTTGAGGTTATCCAATACTTTTCTTGAAGCGTTCGATTCTCGAAATACCTGCAAGTTCACTTATCTTGGTATTCGTACTACTTAGCAGTtgctattgaatatttcaaatttttccaataaaaatagTAAGTTTTATCTGTTACTGTAACAGAAGGATGGGATAGgattaattttttagtattaTTACTGATACGTTTGAACCTTAGTCCAACTTTTAAACATACGAATTATCattctttatatcgatgtgaaaACTAACAACTATGTAGGTCCTTCTATATCAATAGACATCAGGATGATACAATAATGAAAATCCGAGGGGTTTCAGCAGGGATTTCCGGCAATCAGAAACGAAATACGAGATTAAAAAAGCTATACATTGTGTGTTTACATGTTACTATCAAACAAAACATTGGTGGATAGATAGCGCCGGATGGAATTTCATAATAATAAACAATGAAGATTATCATTGAGCAAATGCGTAGTAGAGTAATTTTTAATGCACCGTCATTCATGGAAACGAATCCAGAGTTGTAAGTGGCAATGTAAATCTGATTGGGAACAATGTAATAATGATAGCTAGATGTTTGTCTTCACGATATCTACGACGGTTCTGAGATCGCTATTTTTGATTCCTCAGTCGAATTTTAAGGACTTGACTTATTCAACTTTGAGATTATGGACAGACGAAGagaatattgaattcatatttTGCGAAATGTTTCGAAACCttttgttttttctgaaaaatgtaCTTGAATTCACAGTGGTATAACAGGATACTAATCCTTTATTTGATATGTAAAAAGCCATAGATGATGAAAATGCTGGGTGGATTACAACTTGCCCTCGTTTGGAAATTAAAGTTTTTAGGTTTCCCatttgatctgaaattcaatatccCCAGCTAATACGGAAACACATCTGATATACAAGCTGAGAATGAGTAGTTTAAGTAGTGAttgcttgtcaaaaaatagtgctccctaaagatggcacctgaaaagcaattttcatttttttcttagaaaactAAACTAAATAGGGACTGCTCAAAAAAACActattttttgaataggaatcACCTCTATTCATTTACtccctgtatatttttcttgGTTATTTTCATCTGTGGATATAGTTCTGGGTGTTAAATTCACCTCTATTGCTAAGTAACTGAATATTGAATCATCTTCCTGAGCAGATAGTGTACCCAACTGTTATTAAAAAGTCAATTCCACCAATTTTCCGTATATTAAACGACATCAACTTCAAACATTGGgtattgaaaatattccaatgATATCATCAGAGAGGGTGTTTGTTTATCTTCCATAATATACTGCCCACAACTGTTGTTGTTATTGTCGTTCGATGACATGGGCAGATATTCAGTGTAGTCATTAATTATACTGAGTTATGGTGTTTAAATTTAGAATAGATTGAAAGGGGGATTGGGTaactgaaaattcgaaaaaatagggaagttttttcaagaaatgtCGAGTTTATTTTTGCTGTACTCATCGCAATTCTCAAGGCAGCCTTAACTTTAGAACCACTGGGTGGTGTAGCAAAGAAACCTATAATCCAGGCCCATCCCAGTAAAATATCATAAGACAGAAGCATACACTCTGTGTATCGAAATTAATTAATCTCCAATGAAAAATGTACCTTGCAATGTAAGAGTATTAGGCAATTTGTAAAAATAAGTACAAATTATGCAACTCTCCTTGTGCATAGGAGGCTAGATTTTAGAGGAACAATCGTAAACCGTCTATTGTTTGTGGTGCTCATCAAATTCGAAGCTAAATAATAATTCTAATCCTAGGAGATGACGTCAATTTTATCGTCAGCTGATGTATTGAATGGACGAAGCGTTTGCGTTAGCTGTGAAATTATTAGCGTAGTATCGATGACCATGAGTTGTTAATTTTTATTGCCAGGAATATATACCAGCCATTTTTCGAATTAATAGTCGCAAAAGGGAAAGTAATGGGTTCGTTGATACCTTATCGATTCTTCTGTATCGGACGTcacaatatcgaaaattattatttgCTTGTTAGCAGTTTTTCATGTTCCAACACTTTGGTTTTTACTTTATGGTTAGAAAATCATAAATGTATGCCATTAATTCATTTTACGACGCGTATTATTCACATGAAGATTTTCGCAGGAATATGACATTCCTTAAAAGATTACGAGTGTTATACAAGGGAATCATGAAGACAATTTAATGAATTTGAATGCACTGTTATGTAAGGTAATATGGcatcaattatttatttatttaaaccAGGTAATAACATCGATGCCTGCATGAGAGCAGATCTGGtataattttgaaacaaaatgatgaaaaaaaaaacaataattatcCTACATacaataacaaaacaaaaagtttcagtataaataacaaaataaaatggTACCTAAACAATTCAGCCGTCAAAAACGATACATCCAAATGTTCAATATTCTTCAATCATTTGGCAGCAAATTTATTAGTCTGATAGCTACAATGTAGCTTTTTTGCCAACTTTGGCATCTGCTAAACTTTTCCTCTAGTATTCCCTTTTTTTTCCTCATATTCGTTTCGTAACTCatgaattactcgaaaaaaatacgAAGTCTTCTAGATTATTTTCCAGAAACGGAAATCAAAGGAAGTGAAATGATTGAATATTGTTAAATGACCTACTTTCAATATTTACTGAAGTGTAAAGAATTTGAAGAATCCCATTCGAGAATAATGTATATTGATGATTTATGAAAATCATTTCGATTTGCAAAGCTGAAATGTCTATAACAGTTTTCTTCCACAATGATTATTGTATGAATTTGAATGATGAATTAACTGCTTAAATACATACGTCTGAACACACATAATACAGAAGGTGGAATCATTCAATTGAAGCACTTGATATGTTCAATGAAATTCATGCGGACATCAGTTGGAAAAACATAGTAAACGCACAGGAACGAACAGATTCACAGTCACATAACGCTGAACCAACTAAGGATAGGACCTTTATATCAATGCGGTCAGAACATTCCAACTAAATGCCATTAAAACTTCTGAAATGGTACACGTAAACCTATTGTATTGGAAGTATTGCCAGGAAAGTGAGCATTTACCTACGTaccaaatgaaatataaaatattttatggAGAATTGATCTACCACAACAATCGTAAATCGTAATAATTCTTTCTGATCGATcggaaaatttattgaatctaATGACGTCACATCTCCAATTAATAATTGAGGTAGACGTTAAAATTGCATAAAAGCGTCATAGGCAGTGGGCAGTGAAAATGGAACAGGTTTAAAACTGTTTTATTTCAAGTTGGGGG
The nucleotide sequence above comes from Coccinella septempunctata chromosome 4, icCocSept1.1, whole genome shotgun sequence. Encoded proteins:
- the LOC123310848 gene encoding uncharacterized protein LOC123310848 — its product is MRWILHRSIHGSFALYYLLISLIYTGVLTEYYEKCLTHLPEINAKRYPYFKNSPVTIKIDTSDRISHQLSSHAFMIFAKEVLGYPRVELSYFVDHFDIFQTVDRLSDQENLSIPEATINLEVWISPDKDTIDIESVKRVEDCGNVANTGGRFGWFIPNDLTGPVHRFYKKWYSDISEVSWSLFRNPALSSLFDVDASDMELVRRNSFKNFDTKEYFCQNCTSNGMFVPPQCTKNQDCALLLASDYLSTNFVVEHINELKLHVKVVWLGDNLHKVVKTLSDKYRAKKSDKSVVFITWTPSVMVMDEKEFITVGFKKCELLNSTSHLGCKYEINRLVKFAWNGLQEIGKPLLETTRLFSFRDNAYETLLNEFRRNPKGGVRNAACEWMKKSSLTWQDWNPVLESVIYIGGIFPMHNSPYVGNGIALAAKMAEEAINKNKTILGDYKLEVLLSDGQCRSDLVMKMFIDYVVNKQFQSLIGVLGPACSDTVEPLASVSKHYQTMIISYSAEGASFSDRETYPYFFRTIGENKHYNHVYVKFFQRMGWKQIAALTEDGQKYTEYISQMQSLLDDYQITFLSNIKFPRNQDDIIMSKYLEDLKRKRARIIIADVVDEMARLIMCEAYKLKMTPKEGYVWFLPVSYNTLQGGNINCTAKEMLEATNGYFSIAHAYYGDDNAVMQENITVKQWRNRYRDATEAQKYQKMSDYAGYAYDAVWTYALATDKLAKTDPEALSHIHSNTTIKKLVEIINDTDFMGVSGRIKFRGGPSRFSVINIMQWYDNKTHIIGQFHPNLSDHTPVIRGGRLEINSSLIRWYTADGKRPDDGKLPPEICALDSLAKFFNVDCSMAIVILNIIVISTVLLIIGLAIYHLKKRYDKKVQAATEDYMKSLGFNWWHNIESLKDLSVMEVSRKDVIINRKIGEGSFGTVFGGEACFEEGWLPVAVKTLRIGANTDEKIDFLSEADIMRNFDHTNIIRLLGVIMDTEPLYVIMEFMLYGDVKTYLLARRHLVFQKGAYESNEISSERLTSMALDIARGLSYLAECKFVHRDLASRNCLVNANKMVKIGDFGMCRPMAEKEYYRFNRKGMLPVRWMAPESLALGVFTTASDVWSYGVLLYEIVTFGSFPFQGLSNTEVLEAVKQGKTLTVPKGVKPQLEALMNSCWNRSPKARPQAKEIVAYIATYKELLTPCLDAPLASVQIENSDELEMRFPNRKGSTPTSKNFPSFSRRIVASKPPEVRKFKKQISIPENPVNIPLECYCPKEPLLNQQQDVLTTNHYLVPPQHVSNDSGVQEDDDYMPASMLMNGHAISKI